The proteins below come from a single Ochotona princeps isolate mOchPri1 chromosome 13, mOchPri1.hap1, whole genome shotgun sequence genomic window:
- the MMS19 gene encoding MMS19 nucleotide excision repair protein homolog isoform X2, whose translation MAAVVALEAAAPPGALWGLVQDFVMGQQEGPAAQVAADVKSGSYTVLQVVEALGSSLENPEPRTRARGIQLLSQVLLQCHSLLLEKEVVHLVLFYENRLKDHHLVIPSVLQGLRALSLCMTLPSGLAVSVLKAIFQEVHVQSLPQVDRHTVYTIITNFMQIREEELKGLGADFTFGFIQVMDGEKDPRNLLVAFRIVHDLISRDYSLGPFVEELFEVTSCYFPVDFTPPPNDPHGIQREDLILSLRAVLASTSRFAEFLLPLLIEKVDSEILSAKLDSLQTLNACCAVYGQKELKDFLPSLWASIRREVFQTASERVEAEGLAALHSLTACLSRSVLRADAEDLLDSFLSNVLQDCRHHLCEPDMKLVWPSAKLLQAAAGASARACDHITSNTLPLLLEQFHKHSQSNQRRTILEMILGFLKLQQKWSYEDKDERPLNALKDQLCSLVFLALSDPSTQLQLVGIRTLMVLGAQPGLLSSEDLELAVGHLYRLSFLEEDFQSWAAALEASGTLATLYPVAFSSHLLPKIAEELCTGESDVAQQDGPTKCCRHLHCLQALSAVSTHPSLVRETLPLLLRHLGQMNKGNMVAGSNEVIAVCQSLQQVAEKCQQDPESCWYFHQTAIPCLLALAVQASMPENEPSVLSKVLLEDEVLVAMVSVISTATTHLNPELAAQSVSCIVPLFLDGNTSFLPENSFPSKFQPFQDGRPEQRRLVALLMAFVCSLPREVEIPQLNQLMRELLELSCCPGCPFSSTAAAKCFAGLLNKHPAGQQLDEFLQLAVDTVEASLGSGPSRKEAFTLLLWVTKALVLRYHPLSSCLTTRLMGLLSDPELGPAAADGFSLLMSDCTDVLTRAGHAEVRIMFRQRFFTDNVPALVQGFHAATQDVKPNYLKGLSHVLNRLPKPVLLPELPTLLSLLLEALSCSDCVVQLSTLSCLQPLLLEAPQVMSLHVDTLVTKFLDLSSSPSMAVRIAALQCMHALTRLPTSVLLPYKPQVIRALAKPLDDKKRLVRKEAVAARGEWFLLGSPGS comes from the exons ATGTGAAATCTGGCAGCTATACAGTGTTACAAGTTGTGGAAGCCCTTGG gtcctctctagagaacccagaacccagaactcGGGCTCGAGGAATCCAGCTTTTGTCACAGGTGCTGCTGCAGTGTCACTCCCTGCTGCTGGAGAAGGAAG TGGTTCACCTGGTCCTGTTCTATGAGAATCGCCTGAAAGACCATCACCTTGTCATCCCATCTGTCCTGCAAGGTTTGAGGGCACTT AGCCTGTGTATGACCCTGCCCTCCGGGCTGGCTGTCTCTGTACTTAAAGCCATCTTCCAGGAGGTACATGTACAA TCCTTGCCACAGGTGGACCGACACACAGTCTACACTATCATTACCAACTTCATGCAAATCCGGGAAGAAG AGCTAAAAGGCCTTGGAGCTGACTTCACCTTTGGCTTCATCCAGGTGATGGATGGGGAGAAGGACCCCCGTAATCTTCTGGTAGCCTTCCGCATCGTCCATGACCTCATCTCCAGGGATTATAGCCTGG GACCCTTTGTGGAGGAGTTGTTTGAAGTGACATCTTGCTACTTCCCTGTTGATTTTACCCCT CCACCAAATGATCCCCATGGTATCCAGAGAGAAGATCTCATCCTGAGCCTTCGAGCTGTGCTGGCGTCTACATCAAGATTTGCTGAG ttcctgctgcccctgctgattGAGAAGGTGGATTCTGAGATTCTGAGTGCCAAGCTGGATTCTCTGCAGACTCTG AATGCTTGCTGTGCTGTGTATGGACAGAAGGAGCTGAAGGACTTCCTCCCCAGCCTTTGGGCTTCTATCCGCAGAGAG GTGTTCCAGACGGCCAGTGAGCGGGTGGAGGCCGAGGGCCTGGCGGCCCTCCACTCCCTGACTGCGTGTTTGTCTCGCTCTGTGCTGAGGGCTGATGCTGAGGACCTCCTTGACTCCTTCCTTAGCAACGTCCTACAGG ACTGCAGGCACCACCTCTGTGAACCGGACATGAAATTGGTGTGGCCCAGTGCCAAACTGTTGCAGGCAGCTGCAGGTGCATCTGCCCGGGCCTGTGACCACATCACCAGCAACACACTACCTTTACTGCTGGAACAGTTCCACAAGCACAGCCAG AGCAACCAGCGGCGGACAATCCTTGAAATGATCCTGGGTTTCCTgaagctgcagcagaagtggAGCTATGAAGACAAAG ATGAAAGGCCTCTGAATGCTCTCAAGGACCAGCTGTGCTCCCTGGTGTTCCTGGCCCTGTCAGACCCCAGCACTCAGCTCCAGCTTGTTGGCATCCGTACACTCATGGTGTTGGGTGCCCAGCCAG GTCTGTTATCTTCTGAGGACTTGGAACTGGCGGTGGGTCACCTATACAGActgagcttcctggaggaggattTTCAGAGCTG GGCGGCAGCACTGGAAGCATCAGGCACCCTAGCCACACTCTACCCTGTGGCCTTCAGCAGCCACCTACTGCCCAAGATTGCTGAGGAGCTGTGTACAG GAGAGTCAGACGTGGCTCAACAGGATGGGCCCACCAAATGCTGCCGGCATCTGCACTGTCTTCAagctctgtctgctgtttcaacACATCCCAGTCTTGTCAGGGAGACACTACCTCTGCTGCTGCGGCACCTTGGCCAGATGAACAAAG GAAATATGGTAGCAGGATCTAATGAAGTTATTGCCGTCTGTCAGAGcctccagcaggtggcagaaaaATGCCAGCAGGACCCTGAGAGTTGCTGGTATTTCCACCAGACAGCCATCCCTTGCCTGCTTGCCCTGGCTGTGCAGGCTTCCATGCCAG AGAATGAGCCCTCTGTTCTGAGCAAAGTGCTACTGGAGGATGAGGTTTTGGTCGCCATGGTGTCCGTCATCAGCACTGCCACCACCCATCTGAACCCTGA GTTAGCTGCCCAGAGTGTCTCCTGCATTGTGCCCCTCTTCTTGGATGGCAACACCTCCTTTCTGCCGGAGAATAGTTTCCCAAGCAAATTCCAGCCATTCCAG GATGGCCGCCCAGAGCAGAGGCGGCTGGTTGCACTGCTTATGGCCTTTGTCTGCTCCCTGCCTCGAGAG GTGGAAATTCCTCAACTGAACCAACTCATGCGGGAGCTATTGGAACTGAGCTGCTGTCCAGGCTGCCCCTTCTCCTCCACAGCTGCTGCCAAGTGCTTTGCAGGACTCCTCAACAAGCACCCTGCAG GGCAGCAATTAGATGAATTCCTCCAGCTGGCTGTGGACACAGTGGAGGCGAGCCTGGGCTCCGGGCCATCTCGTAAGGAGGCCTTCACACTGCTGCTGTGG GTAACAAAGGCACTTGTGCTAAGGTACCATCCTCTCAGCTCCTGCCTTACAACCCGG ctcatGGGCCTTCTGAGTGATCCAGAACTAGgcccagcagcagctgatggcttttCTCTGCTCATGTCTGACTGCACTGACGTGTTGACTCGCGCTGGCCATGCTGAAGTTCGGATCATGTTCCGCCAGCGGTTCTTCACAGACAATGTGCCTGCTTTAGTCCAGGGTTTCCATGCTGCTACCCAAG ATGTGAAGCCAAACTACCTGAAGGGCTTGTCCCATGTCCTTAACAGGCTGCCCAAGCCTGTGCTCTTGCCAGAGCTGCCCACA CTCCTCTCCTTGCTGTTGGAGGCCCTGTCCTGCTCCGACTGTGTGGTCCAGCTCTCCACCCTCAGCTGCCTTCAGCCTCTTCTGCTGGAAGCCCCCCAGGTCATGAGTCTTCACGTTGACACCCTTGTCACCAAGTTTCTggacctcagctccagcccttccaTG GCTGTCCGGATTGCTGCTCTACAGTGCATGCATGCTCTCACTCGCCTGCCCACATCGGTG TTGCTGCCCTACAAACCACAGGTGATCCGAGCCTTAGCCAAACCCCTAGATGATAAGAAGAGACTGGTGCGCAAAGAGGCTGTGGCAGCCAGGGGAGAGTG GTTTCTGCTggggagccctggcagctga
- the MMS19 gene encoding MMS19 nucleotide excision repair protein homolog isoform X1: MAAVVALEAAAPPGALWGLVQDFVMGQQEGPAAQVAADVKSGSYTVLQVVEALGSSLENPEPRTRARGIQLLSQVLLQCHSLLLEKEVVHLVLFYENRLKDHHLVIPSVLQGLRALSLCMTLPSGLAVSVLKAIFQEVHVQSLPQVDRHTVYTIITNFMQIREEELKGLGADFTFGFIQVMDGEKDPRNLLVAFRIVHDLISRDYSLGPFVEELFEVTSCYFPVDFTPPPNDPHGIQREDLILSLRAVLASTSRFAEFLLPLLIEKVDSEILSAKLDSLQTLNACCAVYGQKELKDFLPSLWASIRREVFQTASERVEAEGLAALHSLTACLSRSVLRADAEDLLDSFLSNVLQDCRHHLCEPDMKLVWPSAKLLQAAAGASARACDHITSNTLPLLLEQFHKHSQSNQRRTILEMILGFLKLQQKWSYEDKDERPLNALKDQLCSLVFLALSDPSTQLQLVGIRTLMVLGAQPGLLSSEDLELAVGHLYRLSFLEEDFQSCRAAALEASGTLATLYPVAFSSHLLPKIAEELCTGESDVAQQDGPTKCCRHLHCLQALSAVSTHPSLVRETLPLLLRHLGQMNKGNMVAGSNEVIAVCQSLQQVAEKCQQDPESCWYFHQTAIPCLLALAVQASMPENEPSVLSKVLLEDEVLVAMVSVISTATTHLNPELAAQSVSCIVPLFLDGNTSFLPENSFPSKFQPFQDGRPEQRRLVALLMAFVCSLPREVEIPQLNQLMRELLELSCCPGCPFSSTAAAKCFAGLLNKHPAGQQLDEFLQLAVDTVEASLGSGPSRKEAFTLLLWVTKALVLRYHPLSSCLTTRLMGLLSDPELGPAAADGFSLLMSDCTDVLTRAGHAEVRIMFRQRFFTDNVPALVQGFHAATQDVKPNYLKGLSHVLNRLPKPVLLPELPTLLSLLLEALSCSDCVVQLSTLSCLQPLLLEAPQVMSLHVDTLVTKFLDLSSSPSMAVRIAALQCMHALTRLPTSVLLPYKPQVIRALAKPLDDKKRLVRKEAVAARGEWFLLGSPGS, encoded by the exons ATGTGAAATCTGGCAGCTATACAGTGTTACAAGTTGTGGAAGCCCTTGG gtcctctctagagaacccagaacccagaactcGGGCTCGAGGAATCCAGCTTTTGTCACAGGTGCTGCTGCAGTGTCACTCCCTGCTGCTGGAGAAGGAAG TGGTTCACCTGGTCCTGTTCTATGAGAATCGCCTGAAAGACCATCACCTTGTCATCCCATCTGTCCTGCAAGGTTTGAGGGCACTT AGCCTGTGTATGACCCTGCCCTCCGGGCTGGCTGTCTCTGTACTTAAAGCCATCTTCCAGGAGGTACATGTACAA TCCTTGCCACAGGTGGACCGACACACAGTCTACACTATCATTACCAACTTCATGCAAATCCGGGAAGAAG AGCTAAAAGGCCTTGGAGCTGACTTCACCTTTGGCTTCATCCAGGTGATGGATGGGGAGAAGGACCCCCGTAATCTTCTGGTAGCCTTCCGCATCGTCCATGACCTCATCTCCAGGGATTATAGCCTGG GACCCTTTGTGGAGGAGTTGTTTGAAGTGACATCTTGCTACTTCCCTGTTGATTTTACCCCT CCACCAAATGATCCCCATGGTATCCAGAGAGAAGATCTCATCCTGAGCCTTCGAGCTGTGCTGGCGTCTACATCAAGATTTGCTGAG ttcctgctgcccctgctgattGAGAAGGTGGATTCTGAGATTCTGAGTGCCAAGCTGGATTCTCTGCAGACTCTG AATGCTTGCTGTGCTGTGTATGGACAGAAGGAGCTGAAGGACTTCCTCCCCAGCCTTTGGGCTTCTATCCGCAGAGAG GTGTTCCAGACGGCCAGTGAGCGGGTGGAGGCCGAGGGCCTGGCGGCCCTCCACTCCCTGACTGCGTGTTTGTCTCGCTCTGTGCTGAGGGCTGATGCTGAGGACCTCCTTGACTCCTTCCTTAGCAACGTCCTACAGG ACTGCAGGCACCACCTCTGTGAACCGGACATGAAATTGGTGTGGCCCAGTGCCAAACTGTTGCAGGCAGCTGCAGGTGCATCTGCCCGGGCCTGTGACCACATCACCAGCAACACACTACCTTTACTGCTGGAACAGTTCCACAAGCACAGCCAG AGCAACCAGCGGCGGACAATCCTTGAAATGATCCTGGGTTTCCTgaagctgcagcagaagtggAGCTATGAAGACAAAG ATGAAAGGCCTCTGAATGCTCTCAAGGACCAGCTGTGCTCCCTGGTGTTCCTGGCCCTGTCAGACCCCAGCACTCAGCTCCAGCTTGTTGGCATCCGTACACTCATGGTGTTGGGTGCCCAGCCAG GTCTGTTATCTTCTGAGGACTTGGAACTGGCGGTGGGTCACCTATACAGActgagcttcctggaggaggattTTCAGAGCTG CAGGGCGGCAGCACTGGAAGCATCAGGCACCCTAGCCACACTCTACCCTGTGGCCTTCAGCAGCCACCTACTGCCCAAGATTGCTGAGGAGCTGTGTACAG GAGAGTCAGACGTGGCTCAACAGGATGGGCCCACCAAATGCTGCCGGCATCTGCACTGTCTTCAagctctgtctgctgtttcaacACATCCCAGTCTTGTCAGGGAGACACTACCTCTGCTGCTGCGGCACCTTGGCCAGATGAACAAAG GAAATATGGTAGCAGGATCTAATGAAGTTATTGCCGTCTGTCAGAGcctccagcaggtggcagaaaaATGCCAGCAGGACCCTGAGAGTTGCTGGTATTTCCACCAGACAGCCATCCCTTGCCTGCTTGCCCTGGCTGTGCAGGCTTCCATGCCAG AGAATGAGCCCTCTGTTCTGAGCAAAGTGCTACTGGAGGATGAGGTTTTGGTCGCCATGGTGTCCGTCATCAGCACTGCCACCACCCATCTGAACCCTGA GTTAGCTGCCCAGAGTGTCTCCTGCATTGTGCCCCTCTTCTTGGATGGCAACACCTCCTTTCTGCCGGAGAATAGTTTCCCAAGCAAATTCCAGCCATTCCAG GATGGCCGCCCAGAGCAGAGGCGGCTGGTTGCACTGCTTATGGCCTTTGTCTGCTCCCTGCCTCGAGAG GTGGAAATTCCTCAACTGAACCAACTCATGCGGGAGCTATTGGAACTGAGCTGCTGTCCAGGCTGCCCCTTCTCCTCCACAGCTGCTGCCAAGTGCTTTGCAGGACTCCTCAACAAGCACCCTGCAG GGCAGCAATTAGATGAATTCCTCCAGCTGGCTGTGGACACAGTGGAGGCGAGCCTGGGCTCCGGGCCATCTCGTAAGGAGGCCTTCACACTGCTGCTGTGG GTAACAAAGGCACTTGTGCTAAGGTACCATCCTCTCAGCTCCTGCCTTACAACCCGG ctcatGGGCCTTCTGAGTGATCCAGAACTAGgcccagcagcagctgatggcttttCTCTGCTCATGTCTGACTGCACTGACGTGTTGACTCGCGCTGGCCATGCTGAAGTTCGGATCATGTTCCGCCAGCGGTTCTTCACAGACAATGTGCCTGCTTTAGTCCAGGGTTTCCATGCTGCTACCCAAG ATGTGAAGCCAAACTACCTGAAGGGCTTGTCCCATGTCCTTAACAGGCTGCCCAAGCCTGTGCTCTTGCCAGAGCTGCCCACA CTCCTCTCCTTGCTGTTGGAGGCCCTGTCCTGCTCCGACTGTGTGGTCCAGCTCTCCACCCTCAGCTGCCTTCAGCCTCTTCTGCTGGAAGCCCCCCAGGTCATGAGTCTTCACGTTGACACCCTTGTCACCAAGTTTCTggacctcagctccagcccttccaTG GCTGTCCGGATTGCTGCTCTACAGTGCATGCATGCTCTCACTCGCCTGCCCACATCGGTG TTGCTGCCCTACAAACCACAGGTGATCCGAGCCTTAGCCAAACCCCTAGATGATAAGAAGAGACTGGTGCGCAAAGAGGCTGTGGCAGCCAGGGGAGAGTG GTTTCTGCTggggagccctggcagctga
- the MMS19 gene encoding MMS19 nucleotide excision repair protein homolog isoform X3 translates to MTLPSGLAVSVLKAIFQEVHVQSLPQVDRHTVYTIITNFMQIREEELKGLGADFTFGFIQVMDGEKDPRNLLVAFRIVHDLISRDYSLGPFVEELFEVTSCYFPVDFTPPPNDPHGIQREDLILSLRAVLASTSRFAEFLLPLLIEKVDSEILSAKLDSLQTLNACCAVYGQKELKDFLPSLWASIRREVFQTASERVEAEGLAALHSLTACLSRSVLRADAEDLLDSFLSNVLQDCRHHLCEPDMKLVWPSAKLLQAAAGASARACDHITSNTLPLLLEQFHKHSQSNQRRTILEMILGFLKLQQKWSYEDKDERPLNALKDQLCSLVFLALSDPSTQLQLVGIRTLMVLGAQPGLLSSEDLELAVGHLYRLSFLEEDFQSCRAAALEASGTLATLYPVAFSSHLLPKIAEELCTGESDVAQQDGPTKCCRHLHCLQALSAVSTHPSLVRETLPLLLRHLGQMNKGNMVAGSNEVIAVCQSLQQVAEKCQQDPESCWYFHQTAIPCLLALAVQASMPENEPSVLSKVLLEDEVLVAMVSVISTATTHLNPELAAQSVSCIVPLFLDGNTSFLPENSFPSKFQPFQDGRPEQRRLVALLMAFVCSLPREVEIPQLNQLMRELLELSCCPGCPFSSTAAAKCFAGLLNKHPAGQQLDEFLQLAVDTVEASLGSGPSRKEAFTLLLWVTKALVLRYHPLSSCLTTRLMGLLSDPELGPAAADGFSLLMSDCTDVLTRAGHAEVRIMFRQRFFTDNVPALVQGFHAATQDVKPNYLKGLSHVLNRLPKPVLLPELPTLLSLLLEALSCSDCVVQLSTLSCLQPLLLEAPQVMSLHVDTLVTKFLDLSSSPSMAVRIAALQCMHALTRLPTSVLLPYKPQVIRALAKPLDDKKRLVRKEAVAARGEWFLLGSPGS, encoded by the exons ATGACCCTGCCCTCCGGGCTGGCTGTCTCTGTACTTAAAGCCATCTTCCAGGAGGTACATGTACAA TCCTTGCCACAGGTGGACCGACACACAGTCTACACTATCATTACCAACTTCATGCAAATCCGGGAAGAAG AGCTAAAAGGCCTTGGAGCTGACTTCACCTTTGGCTTCATCCAGGTGATGGATGGGGAGAAGGACCCCCGTAATCTTCTGGTAGCCTTCCGCATCGTCCATGACCTCATCTCCAGGGATTATAGCCTGG GACCCTTTGTGGAGGAGTTGTTTGAAGTGACATCTTGCTACTTCCCTGTTGATTTTACCCCT CCACCAAATGATCCCCATGGTATCCAGAGAGAAGATCTCATCCTGAGCCTTCGAGCTGTGCTGGCGTCTACATCAAGATTTGCTGAG ttcctgctgcccctgctgattGAGAAGGTGGATTCTGAGATTCTGAGTGCCAAGCTGGATTCTCTGCAGACTCTG AATGCTTGCTGTGCTGTGTATGGACAGAAGGAGCTGAAGGACTTCCTCCCCAGCCTTTGGGCTTCTATCCGCAGAGAG GTGTTCCAGACGGCCAGTGAGCGGGTGGAGGCCGAGGGCCTGGCGGCCCTCCACTCCCTGACTGCGTGTTTGTCTCGCTCTGTGCTGAGGGCTGATGCTGAGGACCTCCTTGACTCCTTCCTTAGCAACGTCCTACAGG ACTGCAGGCACCACCTCTGTGAACCGGACATGAAATTGGTGTGGCCCAGTGCCAAACTGTTGCAGGCAGCTGCAGGTGCATCTGCCCGGGCCTGTGACCACATCACCAGCAACACACTACCTTTACTGCTGGAACAGTTCCACAAGCACAGCCAG AGCAACCAGCGGCGGACAATCCTTGAAATGATCCTGGGTTTCCTgaagctgcagcagaagtggAGCTATGAAGACAAAG ATGAAAGGCCTCTGAATGCTCTCAAGGACCAGCTGTGCTCCCTGGTGTTCCTGGCCCTGTCAGACCCCAGCACTCAGCTCCAGCTTGTTGGCATCCGTACACTCATGGTGTTGGGTGCCCAGCCAG GTCTGTTATCTTCTGAGGACTTGGAACTGGCGGTGGGTCACCTATACAGActgagcttcctggaggaggattTTCAGAGCTG CAGGGCGGCAGCACTGGAAGCATCAGGCACCCTAGCCACACTCTACCCTGTGGCCTTCAGCAGCCACCTACTGCCCAAGATTGCTGAGGAGCTGTGTACAG GAGAGTCAGACGTGGCTCAACAGGATGGGCCCACCAAATGCTGCCGGCATCTGCACTGTCTTCAagctctgtctgctgtttcaacACATCCCAGTCTTGTCAGGGAGACACTACCTCTGCTGCTGCGGCACCTTGGCCAGATGAACAAAG GAAATATGGTAGCAGGATCTAATGAAGTTATTGCCGTCTGTCAGAGcctccagcaggtggcagaaaaATGCCAGCAGGACCCTGAGAGTTGCTGGTATTTCCACCAGACAGCCATCCCTTGCCTGCTTGCCCTGGCTGTGCAGGCTTCCATGCCAG AGAATGAGCCCTCTGTTCTGAGCAAAGTGCTACTGGAGGATGAGGTTTTGGTCGCCATGGTGTCCGTCATCAGCACTGCCACCACCCATCTGAACCCTGA GTTAGCTGCCCAGAGTGTCTCCTGCATTGTGCCCCTCTTCTTGGATGGCAACACCTCCTTTCTGCCGGAGAATAGTTTCCCAAGCAAATTCCAGCCATTCCAG GATGGCCGCCCAGAGCAGAGGCGGCTGGTTGCACTGCTTATGGCCTTTGTCTGCTCCCTGCCTCGAGAG GTGGAAATTCCTCAACTGAACCAACTCATGCGGGAGCTATTGGAACTGAGCTGCTGTCCAGGCTGCCCCTTCTCCTCCACAGCTGCTGCCAAGTGCTTTGCAGGACTCCTCAACAAGCACCCTGCAG GGCAGCAATTAGATGAATTCCTCCAGCTGGCTGTGGACACAGTGGAGGCGAGCCTGGGCTCCGGGCCATCTCGTAAGGAGGCCTTCACACTGCTGCTGTGG GTAACAAAGGCACTTGTGCTAAGGTACCATCCTCTCAGCTCCTGCCTTACAACCCGG ctcatGGGCCTTCTGAGTGATCCAGAACTAGgcccagcagcagctgatggcttttCTCTGCTCATGTCTGACTGCACTGACGTGTTGACTCGCGCTGGCCATGCTGAAGTTCGGATCATGTTCCGCCAGCGGTTCTTCACAGACAATGTGCCTGCTTTAGTCCAGGGTTTCCATGCTGCTACCCAAG ATGTGAAGCCAAACTACCTGAAGGGCTTGTCCCATGTCCTTAACAGGCTGCCCAAGCCTGTGCTCTTGCCAGAGCTGCCCACA CTCCTCTCCTTGCTGTTGGAGGCCCTGTCCTGCTCCGACTGTGTGGTCCAGCTCTCCACCCTCAGCTGCCTTCAGCCTCTTCTGCTGGAAGCCCCCCAGGTCATGAGTCTTCACGTTGACACCCTTGTCACCAAGTTTCTggacctcagctccagcccttccaTG GCTGTCCGGATTGCTGCTCTACAGTGCATGCATGCTCTCACTCGCCTGCCCACATCGGTG TTGCTGCCCTACAAACCACAGGTGATCCGAGCCTTAGCCAAACCCCTAGATGATAAGAAGAGACTGGTGCGCAAAGAGGCTGTGGCAGCCAGGGGAGAGTG GTTTCTGCTggggagccctggcagctga
- the MMS19 gene encoding MMS19 nucleotide excision repair protein homolog isoform X4 yields MKLVWPSAKLLQAAAGASARACDHITSNTLPLLLEQFHKHSQSNQRRTILEMILGFLKLQQKWSYEDKDERPLNALKDQLCSLVFLALSDPSTQLQLVGIRTLMVLGAQPGLLSSEDLELAVGHLYRLSFLEEDFQSCRAAALEASGTLATLYPVAFSSHLLPKIAEELCTGESDVAQQDGPTKCCRHLHCLQALSAVSTHPSLVRETLPLLLRHLGQMNKGNMVAGSNEVIAVCQSLQQVAEKCQQDPESCWYFHQTAIPCLLALAVQASMPENEPSVLSKVLLEDEVLVAMVSVISTATTHLNPELAAQSVSCIVPLFLDGNTSFLPENSFPSKFQPFQDGRPEQRRLVALLMAFVCSLPREVEIPQLNQLMRELLELSCCPGCPFSSTAAAKCFAGLLNKHPAGQQLDEFLQLAVDTVEASLGSGPSRKEAFTLLLWVTKALVLRYHPLSSCLTTRLMGLLSDPELGPAAADGFSLLMSDCTDVLTRAGHAEVRIMFRQRFFTDNVPALVQGFHAATQDVKPNYLKGLSHVLNRLPKPVLLPELPTLLSLLLEALSCSDCVVQLSTLSCLQPLLLEAPQVMSLHVDTLVTKFLDLSSSPSMAVRIAALQCMHALTRLPTSVLLPYKPQVIRALAKPLDDKKRLVRKEAVAARGEWFLLGSPGS; encoded by the exons ATGAAATTGGTGTGGCCCAGTGCCAAACTGTTGCAGGCAGCTGCAGGTGCATCTGCCCGGGCCTGTGACCACATCACCAGCAACACACTACCTTTACTGCTGGAACAGTTCCACAAGCACAGCCAG AGCAACCAGCGGCGGACAATCCTTGAAATGATCCTGGGTTTCCTgaagctgcagcagaagtggAGCTATGAAGACAAAG ATGAAAGGCCTCTGAATGCTCTCAAGGACCAGCTGTGCTCCCTGGTGTTCCTGGCCCTGTCAGACCCCAGCACTCAGCTCCAGCTTGTTGGCATCCGTACACTCATGGTGTTGGGTGCCCAGCCAG GTCTGTTATCTTCTGAGGACTTGGAACTGGCGGTGGGTCACCTATACAGActgagcttcctggaggaggattTTCAGAGCTG CAGGGCGGCAGCACTGGAAGCATCAGGCACCCTAGCCACACTCTACCCTGTGGCCTTCAGCAGCCACCTACTGCCCAAGATTGCTGAGGAGCTGTGTACAG GAGAGTCAGACGTGGCTCAACAGGATGGGCCCACCAAATGCTGCCGGCATCTGCACTGTCTTCAagctctgtctgctgtttcaacACATCCCAGTCTTGTCAGGGAGACACTACCTCTGCTGCTGCGGCACCTTGGCCAGATGAACAAAG GAAATATGGTAGCAGGATCTAATGAAGTTATTGCCGTCTGTCAGAGcctccagcaggtggcagaaaaATGCCAGCAGGACCCTGAGAGTTGCTGGTATTTCCACCAGACAGCCATCCCTTGCCTGCTTGCCCTGGCTGTGCAGGCTTCCATGCCAG AGAATGAGCCCTCTGTTCTGAGCAAAGTGCTACTGGAGGATGAGGTTTTGGTCGCCATGGTGTCCGTCATCAGCACTGCCACCACCCATCTGAACCCTGA GTTAGCTGCCCAGAGTGTCTCCTGCATTGTGCCCCTCTTCTTGGATGGCAACACCTCCTTTCTGCCGGAGAATAGTTTCCCAAGCAAATTCCAGCCATTCCAG GATGGCCGCCCAGAGCAGAGGCGGCTGGTTGCACTGCTTATGGCCTTTGTCTGCTCCCTGCCTCGAGAG GTGGAAATTCCTCAACTGAACCAACTCATGCGGGAGCTATTGGAACTGAGCTGCTGTCCAGGCTGCCCCTTCTCCTCCACAGCTGCTGCCAAGTGCTTTGCAGGACTCCTCAACAAGCACCCTGCAG GGCAGCAATTAGATGAATTCCTCCAGCTGGCTGTGGACACAGTGGAGGCGAGCCTGGGCTCCGGGCCATCTCGTAAGGAGGCCTTCACACTGCTGCTGTGG GTAACAAAGGCACTTGTGCTAAGGTACCATCCTCTCAGCTCCTGCCTTACAACCCGG ctcatGGGCCTTCTGAGTGATCCAGAACTAGgcccagcagcagctgatggcttttCTCTGCTCATGTCTGACTGCACTGACGTGTTGACTCGCGCTGGCCATGCTGAAGTTCGGATCATGTTCCGCCAGCGGTTCTTCACAGACAATGTGCCTGCTTTAGTCCAGGGTTTCCATGCTGCTACCCAAG ATGTGAAGCCAAACTACCTGAAGGGCTTGTCCCATGTCCTTAACAGGCTGCCCAAGCCTGTGCTCTTGCCAGAGCTGCCCACA CTCCTCTCCTTGCTGTTGGAGGCCCTGTCCTGCTCCGACTGTGTGGTCCAGCTCTCCACCCTCAGCTGCCTTCAGCCTCTTCTGCTGGAAGCCCCCCAGGTCATGAGTCTTCACGTTGACACCCTTGTCACCAAGTTTCTggacctcagctccagcccttccaTG GCTGTCCGGATTGCTGCTCTACAGTGCATGCATGCTCTCACTCGCCTGCCCACATCGGTG TTGCTGCCCTACAAACCACAGGTGATCCGAGCCTTAGCCAAACCCCTAGATGATAAGAAGAGACTGGTGCGCAAAGAGGCTGTGGCAGCCAGGGGAGAGTG GTTTCTGCTggggagccctggcagctga